In Macadamia integrifolia cultivar HAES 741 unplaced genomic scaffold, SCU_Mint_v3 scaffold369, whole genome shotgun sequence, the sequence ttggaaGGTCTCTCTTGATCAGTCTttttctgttgatggcaatacCGAAGGTGGATAGTCTGTTTTAGGATTCTCTTTCCCTTGCAATGGTTAATTTTTGTCACTCCATTTTTTGtactctatttttctcttttattcaaTTTTGAATACATATgaatttctagaaaaaaaaaaaatactaagacTTCTCCCAAGGTTTATTGAGAAGAAAAAcattcaacccccccccccctctactTTTCTACTCCCCAATACTTCAACGGAATGCCCATACAACTCATGTGATTATGGACAGCTTCAATATCTATATTACTCACCCATCTGCACTATAATTCCTCTTGTAAGATAATTCATTTGCAGCACTTTCCAACTCCAAAATCCAGTACCATGTTATGTGCACCCTACTTATAATATGAGATCTAATTAAGAAATCATTCTACTACTTCAATTGTCATTGTCAATTTCTTAGAACCACAATACAGAGTAAAATGAAAGATTTTCACCAACAGTGCAACCAAGTAATGGCAAAAATTACATTATTCAGAATATCCCTGCATCATTATCCTCTTTGCCTCATTTCAGGCATACTCTAATCTTCAGGATGAAAATGTCAAAATCTAGGTAGTTCTAATTAACATTTTAATCAAATGATACACTCGCCCActatccttttcttttatcaaaTCAATACTTTAGCTATGCTTGcattcaaatatgaaaaaaaaaatcgaccataaaatcatttttgtctTTGGATCCCAAGGTCTGGAAGAATCGATAAAGATGGACTTTGCCATTGTTTGAGATTATCTCTAAGAATTGCTCTCGTATGGGCTTTTCCTTGATGAACGCTCAATGGACAGATATTTTTCAATTGAAGAGCAAATTttattgaaacttgaaagacataataagaaaacaaaactaGTTTATTATTTATCCTTCAAATAGAAAAAGCAATAACATGTAatgtaaacaaaaaaaactttaaGAATGTCAAATCTTCGAAGAACGTTGCTCAACCTAGTCTTGTCCAGACAATTCCATTCTCATTTATCCAATGGCAGACTTCAATTTGACCTGGGCTAGAACCCAGCAGCTGAAAAGCAAGATGGTTTGTATTCCATGCTGATGTATTATAGTGGCATGCCATGATCGCATGATTCACTTTCATCCGAGTATGCATTTCAACTGCATATACTTTAACTTTCTGTAAAACATGGCAATAATAGACTTGAAATGGGAATGGCTGACTATGACATAAGGCTGGTGGTTCAACTAGGTTTCCATGGATAAGTTTCACAGAGCCAACTCTGACATTCTCATAAGATCCTTCAACATTCTCTGTACTCCACACGGATAAATGGCGCCCTAATTTCGCAAAAACAAAATCGATGAGATCCTCAGCTGAAGTCGCACATATGCACTCCTCACCTTGAATTGAGCATTTCTCACATATCTCTAGGGTGTTATGAATATACTCATCCATATTTGATTTATCCACTACACCAAAAagcttcttcaactccttgatctgataaaaagaaaatggaacttTTGACACCAGAGATTGTGGCAAGAATGATTTATATGACATTGGGTCCCTTAGATCAGGGA encodes:
- the LOC122068311 gene encoding polygalacturonase non-catalytic subunit AroGP2-like, producing the protein MTHPIRFLELLIVVAYFSGFQAENSFQLYWEEHIGLPHPPHWLTTKASPLSPNQVAMFMKLMEGNELTSHLPSFCMEANVACSTNALVKKTINNRTLPHLARWNAAKLKYSLPNKIPLSVASQGGLPYFRESMVKEGDFIPVPDLRDPMSYKSFLPQSLVSKVPFSFYQIKELKKLFGVVDKSNMDEYIHNTLEICEKCSIQGEECICATSAEDLIDFVFAKLGRHLSVWSTENVEGSYENVRVGSVKLIHGNLVEPPALCHSQPFPFQVYYCHVLQKVKVYAVEMHTRMKVNHAIMACHYNTSAWNTNHLAFQLLGSSPGQIEVCHWINENGIVWTRLG